Below is a genomic region from Rhineura floridana isolate rRhiFlo1 chromosome 5, rRhiFlo1.hap2, whole genome shotgun sequence.
ATACTGTATGCAGTCTATGTAATGTGAAGGTTGGCTATTATAAGTAGCACTGCAAAAGCGTAACTCTtcgtttccccccccccggccgTTTGCACGGGAGAAAATAATTTATTTCCAGCACTGTAATGCTTTAAAACGTCCACTTCTTTCTACACTACATTTCATATTGCATGAAAATTGTAAACAATTGACACTACTTATCACCCACTAAATTACTTACCAACAGTTCTCAGGAacttacagctctcatcagctctaGATGTAGGCAATTAATTGCATGTAACAAATGGTCTCTCTGGATGGAAACACACATTTCCACACCCATCAAAAATAACATGTACCCAGTTCAATGGGGATCTTCCTAGATGAGCATTGTGATGTGGCTAGGTATGCGCATGCAGAAGCACATCTGGATCAGCAATGGCTTCACTtacaatatttatgtatttattttatttaacatattaTTTATATAATCCTGCAGTGGGGCTTCCATGgcaacttacaaaaacaaaatcagaagGCTGCTTTCATTTATGTACATCCCTTGTTCAATCAGGGCTTATGGTTTTAACAAAATTACAGAGTGCAATCCTCCTAACCATGcctatgcagaagtaagtcctattgaattcagtgaggctcacTCGCAGGTAAGTGGGTTTAAGACCACACCCTTCAACTCAGATTTGATTGTCATGTACTGAAACTGATTCAATGAAtactaaaatttatttttattcgaATTTCATACTGACCCTGTTGTTTCCTGTCTGGTCCTTGTAATAGACCCAGTTCAGGTTCTCATCAGTCCTGTACTGCACACTGTATTTTGTCATCCATTCATCTGCATCACATCGTCCTTGTGTGATTATCCCTGAAATCACTTTGATTTCCTTCAGGTCAATCTGCAGCCACTGGTTAGTGTCTTGGTATTTGGAGAGCCAAGCACATCTGTAAGTGTTATGGGGGAAAGGCATAGAAGGTCATGTCTCATAAAAAACAATTCTGTGAGACAAGCTTGCTGGGGCAGGAGGGTATGCAAGTGCAGCTGACCCTAGAATGCTCACTTGTTTGGGCCAATGTGACATGGCAGACATTCACTCAGACATTTGCTGTGTTGTGGATGTGTCCCTTAGCTCCATATTTTGCAACTAAATGTTTGATTTATGTATAATATCCTTGGTGGGTCAATGTCAGGTTTATTTGTTAGAAACCATTGGTCAtcacaaaaatgcaaacattatAAAACATTACATTTCAGCACAGGCGGTCCCCAGCACACAGGGCCCCATCTTGTACAATGAAATTCTGTCTGATCCTTTGATAAGGCAAACATAGAAACCTATTGTGTAATCTATTTATCCCCATCCGTCAACAAATTACAGACTGTCTCCCTATTATTCAAAACGGAAACTCTTTGGCAAATGCCTTTGAGAAATCTGTCCCTAGGTGGATTATACAGGGAGCAATACAGAACATAAGTAATTATATTTTCCACCTCTTCCCTGGTCTCAAATTTATAGGTATTCTGGCATATCTCCCATCCAAATATGTTGTAAGCATAGTCTGAAATCACAAGGCTGTAAATGCTTTCCCCAATGCATCAACAGATACATTTAAAGAAGTAATCATCTGGAAAACCATAATCAGATTTCAGGGAAAAATAAAATGGTGAGGATTTAATTGTTGGGAAAGTACATCCAGCTTACAGATGGTCCCACTCTACCTTTATTTTTAATACACTGTTTTGCAGTTACAGCGTTAGATGGAATTAAGggtacctccagactgtcactattcaAGCACATGCCCCTGTGCATGGTTGCacggttgccaatttgctactgggccaggttcaaggttctggtattaattcacaaagctctaaacaacttTGGTTAAAAGGACCTTAAGGCCTGTCTGATTCCTTATGTTCcacctcaatcactgagatcttctgatggggcacttctggtggttTCTCACACCCCTGAATGTCAGCCACATTTTACTAGGGACtgacctgtggaactccctaccagtagAGGCTCAGCAGAATCATCCCTGTCCACTTTCAGATGTCTGTTCAAAACTTTGTTTTTCAGATGGGCCTTTAAACTAGGAATTTCTTTTTCCCAACCAGCTTTTACTGATCCTTTGACACTTTTCCTGATGCTTTTATCAAAGTTATTGTAATTTTGTATGTGTATTATCTCCTTGCAGTATTTTTTATCAAAAGTGTGgtctagaaatatttaaataaatacagataAATACTGAGGAATTTAAGATTGCACAACTAGAGCACTCTGGTACTCCTAGtgtaacaaatccactttaaacactTCATAAAGAAACATTTTACAATTAGGAAAGTGACGTGGAAAGCTTTGAAATGTGTGGAATGAAGGAACAATTAATGGGATGGCATAGAGTATATCCCATATACacatcctgcaagcaaatcatgaTGAGTGCATGGTAAATGCTTGTTGTCAttcaacctccctgcaaacaaataatgatcaatgctcagtaaagactggatataatctaacctcatataagctttgtgcaagcaagtcAGATGAATAGGCCATCTGGAGGAGCCTTATGAAAGAGTCTTAGGGTCCGCCAACAGGAATAATAGCTCAGTGAGACCAGGGGAGTGGGGAGAGACAGACTGAGGAACAGCAACCAGAAGGAAGTGCATCAGTACAACAGCAAAGAGCGAGTGAGCCAGAGGGATACAAACAGAGTAGAGGCAGTTAAGTAGGGTTATTTAATATAAAAAGAGGATGGGAAAGGTAGTTTTATATAGCATCTGGCTGGCCCTTTACTGGTAGCAAAGACCTCCTGAAATACTAAGATGAGATGCAGCTTACCCAAAGCCTTTTCCGTTAAGCCGGGCCTTGCTTGCAAGCCATGAAGTGTACCATCCAGTATACTGCTCTGGATTCGAACAGCTTATCTGGTCTGAAGTAACAGCTCCTGATTCAAAACCAAGTGGCTTATGACAGGGACATTCTGTAAGCAAAagacaacaatttttaaaaggacaGAGTCTAGAGGCATCCATAAAGCTCAGTCATCTGTCTCAGGGACGGTGAAGttctggccctccaaatgttgttgcacatcaacttccataatccctgaccagaGGCCATGGAGACTGGGGTTGaagggagtccaacagtatctgaagggccacaggttccctatccctcgtCTATCTCATCAAAATTATCTAAGTCTTCTTTGTAAGGGGTGCTATACCAATTTTGTTTCACTCTGAGGCTTACACATTCAGGAAGGTCAGCAGCTTTGTTTCCTTCTTTCGGAGGGGTTTCTAGGTTTTTGTTCAGTATGTTTGTGGTGGAAGAAGGAAGCATGTGAGGAAAAGAGAAATACAAAgggaaaaatgtttaaaaacattgtgTAGCAGATCAATGTAGTTATGCTACTTTATGCAGTTAGGTTTGAGCGTTGAGCAATTTACAACATGGAGGACAGTCTCTGGGTTATACATATCTAAACATGTGAACATCCAAAGTCCATTGAtagcattcctttcaaattccCAATAACTATGAAGATACAATTCATGTGTCATCCTACACatatgcaggggtagccaacatggtgctctccaggtgttgttgcactacagttcccatcagccctagccagcatggttaatgataaGGGATGATGGTAGCTGCAGTCTGACAACTTCTGCAGAGTATCACCAACTACTTCCCTTTGGTTCTTAATTTCACACTCTAATACTGTGCTTTCCTTTCTCATATAAAGAATGGTGCTTATACCCTTTAACCAACCTTGAAGATCTTATTGAAAGGCTACACACAATTGTGGGAGACTATTGTCAGAGTTGTGGCTGTGCCGTGCCAACACAGGGTTGTCATTTGTGTGAACTGCCACCTCCATTTGGATACTGTCTATGTAAACCCTGTGCTGAGGGCATGTTTTGTAGTCACCAAGTTTATGGAAATCACAGTGACCATATGTGTAGAAGAAGTCTTATGACTAGTAAAAATGGGCTGAAGAGCCTCCAATGTGGCAGGCTGCAATGTTTCAAAGAAATAAGAGTTTTATTTTTAGTAACACTAATCTCTAGATAACACATATCATAGGATACTTAACTGGTAACCTTCCGTTTTAGAAAACTGTCATAGAGAAAGGAATTACCAAGCAGATGGCTGGAGACTGTCAGACCAAATTGGTGAAATTATTTAGTGCTGTTACCATTGACCTTAGAAGCATATATGTCTGCTGTATATTAGAATGGCGTTCCCCCCTAGTTAAGCTTGTACTACCATACATCTTTTCTCCACAATATGGCCCTCCTGGCATTTGAAAGTGAAACTTTTTCTCAGCTAATACTACTATTGAGTTTTGGTTATCCTGATCGTGGGCAAAAATTACATGGTTGCATGACAAAAAACTGCAGATATTGGAATCAAATTCTTATTAGATTTAGTCACCAAAAAAAATCCCATGATCCTTAAAGGGCCTAACACATTGCATTAAATGAGTAACATACATCTTTATctgcagctttcccccctttaatGCTGTGTGGAGGGCACAGTTTTTATCAGGACCACGGTACATGGAAAAAGGTTTAATCCTTCCCTGATCCCGATCCTAATGGAAATCCGTTCACAAGCAATAATTTAAGTTTAGTAAAAAGGCGCTCCCCCCCAGGCCTAATTGTCATATGCGGGGTTGACCACAGCTAGGGAGGGAAAGGTTAAACCTTCCTCCAGATGTtaatggactacagctctcaccaATAATGATGATTGGCCAAGCTGTCTGAAGCTGAtgtgagctggaatccaacaacatctggaggtccacaggttccccagccctcggTGATTTCCCCTCAACTTTGGGATTCTGTTCCCCTAGATGTGCCAAAGCCCAAGTCCCATCCTGAAACaggatgtttatttttaaaattaaaactggCTTTGGATGGCAAGGATGGAAGCCTTATTCACAGTTAGGTGACTAAATAGTTACAGCCTCTGGATGGGTTGTCCAATAAGCCCAAATTAATAAAAGTCCTTACCTGGCATGCACTCCAGACTGTTTGTCCCAGTGGACCATACCAAGTTGGGACTTCCCTGACAATCACATTTGCAGGCTTTACTGTGCCAGTGTTCCAGTTTGTCATCCTAAtagaaaacataagaacataagaatagcttgCCATTCTGctagccaatggctcatctagtccagcatcctgttctcacagtggccagccaataCAGAAGAAGCCATACATACAGCAAACTGGTGTAAGTCTGTTTTTCTGAATCCTTACCTTTTGCACTGGGCTACACACTGAGTCCATATTACCACCATTGTGATAAGGTGGTAACACATTTCACACAAATAAATGACAGCTCAGCATGCAAGATAATGAATGTCATTGactattgtatattgtataaacAGGGATTAGAAAAAAATATGGTGTGAAGTTGTAGCCACAAAGTCTGCATTTATTCACATTCTTAAATGGAGGGTAGCAGAGGATTGCAGATTTCATTGGATTAGGCTCTACTAAATATTATACAGGTTTCAGGTTACGCCTAGGGTTGCTGGGTCAAAGAAACGCACAATAGCTGATCTTGCAGTTTTGAAAATATAACATCTAGCAATTACCCAGATATGTCTCCAGTCTTAGGGcgcaattcagcttgcatttactctgggctgaggggagttggatgcagtggatctccagctgagctggctggatcCCGGCTATGCTGGGCTACAccagtgtaagtccctcagcccagctgGCTGAGCTGGGCCAGCCTGGCTACACCTAGACCAGCATATGTGAAGCTggtggaagctggcagaaggcctgaaaaaggggcgtgtcagggaggggccaaggtgaggggacttaggccacatgaAGGGGCTGGTGAAGTTATAGAACACATTTTTGCTAGGACATAATATTAGAAAAGAGTTATTTTTGACCTGAAGATAATTTTTACAGTCAAATTAAGGGGGTGGCTATGGGCAGCCCGGCTGATCCTAGTATAGTCAATTTGTATGTGGCATACCTGGAACAGATAGCCATTCTGAATTCTGGAAGTAATCCTTTTTTCAATCAGATTTCTTATACATAGATGACATACATATTGTTACTTATTCAGATTTTCTtgttgaggatttttttcatatGGGTCAGTTCAATAGATCCTAATATTAAATTTAATACTGATAAGGATCTTAAAGAAATTGTGTTTCTGGATgttataacatacaaacattATGGTCAGACTGCGGTTAGAAATTATGTAAAACCTACAGATAAAAATTCAATTTTGCATTATAATAGTCATCTTGCTCATCTGAGAAAAAGTTGTGTTATGCACAGTTTTTAAGATTGAAAAGGAATTGTAATTATATTCAACAGAGAGATAGATAtgctaaaaaactaaaacaagGATTTCCTCATGGCGTCATCAAAAACACTATGCATAATATGTATGCCTAATAAGTCACAAGGCCATTGAAGAAGACTCTTTGTCGAAACGCGTTTGGCTGCACTTTGTTTTTGTGTCTCATCCTGCATAAGCATTGATTTATTACATCTGCAGAATTTTATGGCTGTATTCTATTTTTTGTATTTCACCTAATAGGGGCATTGATTCAATATCACATGCAGAATTCTAGTAGTGATTTTATGTTGATTTAACAATATATGTGtattaaatgtttatattgttatgagcatgggggttggaatggattattcctgtgggtcccctttccagcctctgatttggaatcctatgccttagAATGAgcaactcactctgctggtcagatgagtctctcctttgttaatcaaatagagtggccggGTAagatcagttgcccagcaacgctgaatgggccaggaagacccttatgtcattgaaactcttccgGAGAGGATCCCCAcacactcctggcagctagcagaagttgtgcttgtagttttttagttgtgtctagagaatgtttggagactgaaggcaggcagagagactggctctctgcaccatggcatttggggtgcctcctgcaacccagatggaaaagctggatattggactgttgATGCCTTGAGCCCCCTCtatcttgagctcaggttggaatgtgtgtaaataaataaaccatatttcataaagacaccgcagtttccgctgaccttcttctcaaaggaaaccaaaccctggatgagcacagggacccctgagatctcaccgcttggagattgggggaggtgcgcaacaatattttaatttgtgttttatatgTGCACTTAACTCCTCTTTGAGcattgtggttttttttgttaAGGTAGACTTTAACTTTCCAGTCCTTAAAGTGGACAGATACCATAAAAATGATTTATTAAAAGATAAAGGAAAGATCACCAATAACAAGATATTTTGGTCTACAGAATACAACAAAATGTCATGTGAAATAAAATGTGTTATACCTAGACAGTGGCATTTAATACAAGACATTCCTGGATGTCAGGATCCATCAACTATAGGCTTTAGGAGAACATCTAATATTAAAGATAAGGTAGTACATTCCAATTTAAGTAATTACAGGATTAAATCTTTGTTTCAAATTTGGTAAATGTTCATGTTGTCCTCAAGCAATAcaaacaatgaattttattcatcTACATGACGGGagcaaattaataataaataattttaccAATTGTCAATCCTGTAAGTagtttatattatattatgtcCATGCTAACCTATATACATAGGACAAACACAGAGACCTTTAAGAATTCATATGAATGAACATAAGAGCAAGATTCACACATGTACTATGGAAGCTCCATTCATGgcacattttgttaaatataaaCATTCTCCAGAAGAATTATGTTTTTTTTGCTATATGTGTTGTTATGAAGGACAGGATCCACCTTTGGTATTATACAAATGTGAAGCTTTTTGGATATTTACTTTAAATTTAGTTAGTCCTCATGGCTTGAATGATAGGTATGATTTGTCTTCGTATTTATAACAACTATTTCCAATTAAGAATCATATTCCTTTAAAAGATTCTACAGTTGTATGGTTGCAACAAGCCTTTTTCTTGGGGGAGCGTTTGAAAGATATTCTTGCCTAAAATTCTTTGTTGGGCAAGTTTTTTGTTGATATTAGTTGTTACAACTTTGTTGTAAGAATGTTTCAGTAATGTAGTAACTTTTATTTACAGCCAGAAACCATCTATTGGAAGCAGCCTTGTGCATTAATTGTTACAGGGATTTAACATTTGCAAAACAAATCATCATATGGAAACAGTTGTAAATATAAATTGTAAGAGGAATTCTACACTTGTAACAGAACTTCTAATCACTTCTGCCAAGGACAGTACATTTATAACAAGATCTGACGAAGACATTTAGTTGAAATGGATTTGTATCTACTTGTGTGCCATCATTCATGACTACTTTATAGACCTTATTTCTTTTGGACTTCATTGCActgtgtatttttgtattgttattACTGAGTTCAATACAGAACCTTTTGTATATTGTGGGTCTATTATTCTTATTGTATTACTAAGACAGTAACTGTACCTTGAGGCATCATAACAAAGAGTGTTAGAGAATGCACAACAGGGCAAACAACTTGCCCTTGTAGAACCCATCTCTCTCATTTAATCACAGCAGGAATGAAAGGAAAGCATATGCATGATATTGCATTGCAGTACAGAGACATGCACTTTGCAGACAGCAGCTTAGCTATTGGACCATGGGGGAAAGGGCCGAACACACTTTGCAAACTACTTGTGAAAGCAAGCATTTTAAATTTCTATGGCATCAGAAAAGCAAACATGCTATTAAGAGGCCGAACAAGAGTGGGAGGTGGGGGGATCAGAATGATATAATCTTTTGGCTGTTACAAGCATATGAATAAGGAAATTGTTGAAATGTCCTTAAATAAGATGCAATCCAGGGTCAAGATCCACAAGGAAAATTGAAGCAAATTAGTTCAGACACTTTTCAAAAAGCTGTTGCACCACCCAATCCCCAAAGTGGGTGTTCTTCAGGGTTAGCTTTGGAAGGCAAACTGAGAAAAATGTGCATGTGTATAGAGGTAGGCATGTCACTCTGGATCATGGTCAAAGTTGATGCAAGATCCATTTGGTGCAGCGACTCTGTCAATTTACACAGTGCTGATCTACTGACATTGCAGAAATATGTATTGTTTAAAGCAAGTTCACAATATTGTTTCTTTGGCAGGAAGATGCATTCTGGTACTACACAAACATTGATGGGATTTGTTATTATGTATTTACCAGAAATCATTCAAGGACTGAACAAAGTGAAAACATAAATATCAATATTACGCTCTCTTCCGAGAGCTCTGGAAAAGTCAGCACAGGACTGGATAAAGCTCCAAAGTATTTGGATAGTGCACAAAGAAGCTTAAAGGACCTACCTCTGCAGGTGACAATGCCAACATGGCTGTATAGGAGAGATAATGCAGCATGAGGAAGAAATGACAAAAGTTAAAAGCACAGCAATAATTTGTGAGGCACTGAAAATAAATGGGGAAAAGTACAAGAATGAATCCTATGGTCCCTCATTGAACACGAAGTATTGCATTGTGATGGATGTCAAACTGCGGACATAAGCAAACATGGAGAGCAAAATGTATTGTGCATAAATTGGTTCTTATGAATTA
It encodes:
- the RS1 gene encoding retinoschisin; amino-acid sequence: MPECPCHKPLGFESGAVTSDQISCSNPEQYTGWYTSWLASKARLNGKGFGCAWLSKYQDTNQWLQIDLKEIKVISGIITQGRCDADEWMTKYSVQYRTDENLNWVYYKDQTGNNRVFCGNSDRSSSVQNLLRSPILSRYIPLIPLGWHVRIAVRMELLMCMNKCAPHGFARDEMGGISKT